One genomic region from Alosa alosa isolate M-15738 ecotype Scorff River chromosome 12, AALO_Geno_1.1, whole genome shotgun sequence encodes:
- the rassf6 gene encoding ras association domain-containing protein 6 isoform X1, translating into METGRPPSVINIGDGRSFSRVEFLSLLDTYNCFLRDKSHLHLHYHENAGEVTVEGFLVISWGVKRPIRLMIQDERQILPCENPQSSLEGHEPISPPGGKRGMTRWGEFDDLLCIDELEESKPNLLEDHPVLTQTSSYESSTLRAPRPKPITEESSVLFRTLSDASLVKKRVKSKTAAERQRARQHRFSINGHFYNYKTSIFTPTYGTTTNVRIDSRMKTQEVISQLLHKFKIENAPNEFALYCIHQSGERRKLASTDLPLLERVLQGPSESIMRVFLMDTDEQEVSNDVAQYLNLELPILERVLWTLQDEENRQVQRVISKYRQQHHLLTHFLTSKLAPKTETAV; encoded by the exons ATGGAAACAGGCAGGCCTCCATCTGTTATTAACATCGGGGATGGCAGGTCTTTCTCCAG GGTTGAATTTTTGTCCTTACTGGACACGTACAACTGCTTCTTAAGAGACAAGTCTCATCTTCACCTTCACTATCATGAG AATGCTGGAGAGGTGACAGTTGAGGGCTTCCTGGTGATCTCCTGGGGCGTGAAGAGGCCCATCCGCCTGATGAtccaggatgagagacagatccTCCCGTGTGAAAATCCACAGTCATCTCTGGAGGGTCACGAGCCCATCAGTCCCCCTGGAGGCAAGAG AGGCATGACGCGCTGGGGAGAGTTTGACGATCTCCTCTGCATCGATGAACTGGAAGAGAGCAAGCCCAACCTTCTAGAGGACCATCCTGTCCTCACACAAA CCAGCAGCTATGAGAGCAGCACCCTGAGGGCGCCCCGTCCCAAGCCCATCACGGAGGAGAGCTCTGTCCTCTTCCGCACCCTCAGCGACGCCTCACTGGTCAAGAAGAGAGTCAAGAGCAAGACGGCGGCCGAGAGACAGCGCGCACGACAGCACCGATTCTCCATCAACGGACACTTCTACAACTATAAG ACGTCCATCTTCACTCCTACCTATGGCACCACCACCAACGTACGCATCGACAGCCGGATGAAGACCCAGGAGGTCATCAGCCAGCTCCTGCACAAATTTAAG aTAGAAAATGCCCCAAATGAATTTGCTCtctactgcattcaccaaagtGGCG AGCGGAGGAAGCTGGCCTCCACTGACCTGCCTCTGCTGGAGCGGGTCCTCCAGGGTCCCTCAGAGAGCATCATGAGGGTCTTCTTGATGGACACTGACGAGCAGGAGGTTAGCAATGAT GTGGCGCAGTATCTAAACCTGGAGCTGCCCATCCTGGAGAGGGTTCTCTGGACGTTACAAGACGAAGAGAATCGGCAAGTTCAAAGGGTCATCTCAAA GTACCGACAGCAACACCACCTCTTGACCCACTTTCTGACCTCAAAGCTGGCGCCCAAGACAGAGACCGCAGTGTGA
- the LOC125304911 gene encoding cystatin-C-like codes for MAFHIIVLLSMISVFEVALGDQPVEEELISTRNVPLLGGWSSMSPESPEVLAAAKKAVEQFNADSKAKKYFKLLEVSTAETQVTNMINYKITATIGKTKCRKSENADLETCDMAKKRLQCKFHVQYNPRNNELTVLTASCKR; via the exons ATGGCCTTCCACATCATCGTGCTCCTGTCCATGATCTCGGTCTTCGAGGTGGCCCTTGGAGACCAGCCTGTGGAAGAGGAACTTATCAGTACAA GGAACGTGCCGCTGCTGGGAGGCTGGAGCTCCATGAGTCCAGAGAGCCCTGAGGTTCTAGCCGCCGCTAAGAAAGCCGTCGAGCAGTTTAATGCCGACTCCAAGGCCAAGAAATACTTCAAACTTCTGGAGGTCTCCACTGCTGAGACCCAG GTGACCAATATGATCAACTACAAGATAACAGCCACCATTGGAAAGACCAAGTGTCGCAAATCTGAAAACGCCGACCTAGAGACATGTGACATGGCTAAAAAG AGACTGCAGTGTAAGTTCCACGTCCAGTACAACCCACGCAACAATGAGCTCACAGTGCTGACCGCATCATGCAAGAGATAA
- the rassf6 gene encoding ras association domain-containing protein 6 isoform X2 has translation MIQDERQILPCENPQSSLEGHEPISPPGGKRGMTRWGEFDDLLCIDELEESKPNLLEDHPVLTQTSSYESSTLRAPRPKPITEESSVLFRTLSDASLVKKRVKSKTAAERQRARQHRFSINGHFYNYKTSIFTPTYGTTTNVRIDSRMKTQEVISQLLHKFKIENAPNEFALYCIHQSGERRKLASTDLPLLERVLQGPSESIMRVFLMDTDEQEVSNDVAQYLNLELPILERVLWTLQDEENRQVQRVISKYRQQHHLLTHFLTSKLAPKTETAV, from the exons ATGAtccaggatgagagacagatccTCCCGTGTGAAAATCCACAGTCATCTCTGGAGGGTCACGAGCCCATCAGTCCCCCTGGAGGCAAGAG AGGCATGACGCGCTGGGGAGAGTTTGACGATCTCCTCTGCATCGATGAACTGGAAGAGAGCAAGCCCAACCTTCTAGAGGACCATCCTGTCCTCACACAAA CCAGCAGCTATGAGAGCAGCACCCTGAGGGCGCCCCGTCCCAAGCCCATCACGGAGGAGAGCTCTGTCCTCTTCCGCACCCTCAGCGACGCCTCACTGGTCAAGAAGAGAGTCAAGAGCAAGACGGCGGCCGAGAGACAGCGCGCACGACAGCACCGATTCTCCATCAACGGACACTTCTACAACTATAAG ACGTCCATCTTCACTCCTACCTATGGCACCACCACCAACGTACGCATCGACAGCCGGATGAAGACCCAGGAGGTCATCAGCCAGCTCCTGCACAAATTTAAG aTAGAAAATGCCCCAAATGAATTTGCTCtctactgcattcaccaaagtGGCG AGCGGAGGAAGCTGGCCTCCACTGACCTGCCTCTGCTGGAGCGGGTCCTCCAGGGTCCCTCAGAGAGCATCATGAGGGTCTTCTTGATGGACACTGACGAGCAGGAGGTTAGCAATGAT GTGGCGCAGTATCTAAACCTGGAGCTGCCCATCCTGGAGAGGGTTCTCTGGACGTTACAAGACGAAGAGAATCGGCAAGTTCAAAGGGTCATCTCAAA GTACCGACAGCAACACCACCTCTTGACCCACTTTCTGACCTCAAAGCTGGCGCCCAAGACAGAGACCGCAGTGTGA
- the tmem267 gene encoding transmembrane protein 267 — protein MRGFHSKLDGSSAGLTVPLSLAVETEKAQALLQTFSTASLLASAGLGLFCPLADHVLQTPFVLQHVWLRALLDNGVHGIIGLWSWAIVIGLRKKSDLYEVALAGFLASVIDLDHFYLAGSLSLKAALNLPHRPPLHCSTLIPALCFSLRLLMWLLRLKDSWCSLPWMLFVALASHHVRDGTRHGLWLWPLGHTAPISHWLYVSITATLPHLCSVLMYLTGTRDMISTKHGVAIDV, from the exons ATGCGGGGCTTTCACTCCAAGCTGGACGGGTCGTCTGCGGGCCTCACGGTGCCGCTGAGCCTGGCAGTGGAGACGGAGAAGGCCCAGGCGCTGCTGCAGACGTTCAGCACGGCGTCCCTGTTGGCCAGCGCTGGACTCGGCCTCTTCTGCCCGCTGGCCGACCACGTGCTTCAGACGCCGTTCGTGCTGCAACATGTGTGGCTGCGCGCCCTGCTGGACAACGGAGTCCACGGCATCATCGGACTCTGGTCCTGGGCCATCGTCATCGGCCTGCGGAAGAAGAGTGACCTCTACGAGGTGGCCCTGGCCGGGTTCCTGGCCTCCGTCATTGACCTGGACCACTTCTACCTGGCCGGATCGCTGTCACTCAAA gCTGCGCTAAACTTGCCCCACCGGCCGCCGCTGCACTGCTCGACGCTGATCCCGGCGCTCTGCTTCTCCCTGCGGCTGCTGATGTGGTTGCTGCGTCTGAAGGACTCGTGGTGCTCGCTGCCCTGGATGCTCTTCGTGGCGCTGGCCTCGCACCACGTGCGCGACGGCACGCGCCACGGTCTGTGGCTCTGGCCGCTCGGACACACGGCGCCCATCTCCCACTGGCTCTACGTCAGCATCACCGCCACGCTGCCCCACCTGTGCTCCGTGCTCATGTACCTGACCGGCACGCGCGACATGATCTCCACCAAACACGGCGTCGCCATCGACGTCTGA